Proteins co-encoded in one Salvia splendens isolate huo1 chromosome 4, SspV2, whole genome shotgun sequence genomic window:
- the LOC121797797 gene encoding uncharacterized protein LOC121797797, with protein MATIILPRSIVIKSKTYSEKGNAYFKADGASVLIGEEDIFSTLVKIESEMATINEKYVNLRFGYFNRYWQQQSGDSNFIVAESDQPQEDVTQPSCTLFEPVKVDDNGAFYLRHVQSGGRVLVDSLTMGFYVDEKGGDDEKAYLTFVDWSTLVKLPPNVSLKGDNGKYLRTNETVLEFESEDRNKQDSSFIVEVQPDGHVEIGQGQALSTRSYWNVSRFPTHFGLITVNPQSVALPERYMFWPIKIDETSIAFRSVFYPHFCCRRVRNIISGELDNSLSASADSITKEAIMEVQESLLSRKIYNVRYQMEYARIFNEVPFVAGTTSLSNPNEGVATVQASITYTDEKSYSFSRSLSLTGGVSSSIEAGVPFITSASITVSYEINGTFEWGETTTTSTSVTATGTVPVPGKSTVIVDYVGTRGTCNIPYSYTQQDTSSVDGKIVNTILYDGIYSGVSYYNFSFSIREIKSL; from the coding sequence ATGGCAACAATCATTCTTCCAAGGTCCATCGTGATCAAATCCAAAACATACAGTGAGAAAGGCAATGCTTACTTCAAGGCTGACGGCGCTTCTGTACTTATCGGAGAAGAGGACATATTCAGCACGCTCGTCAAGATTGAATCCGAGATGGCAACAATCAACGAGAAGTATGTTAACCTACGATTCGGTTATTTCAACAGGTACTGGCAGCAGCAGAGTGGAGACAGCAACTTCATCGTTGCTGAATCCGACCAGCCACAGGAGGACGTCACACAGCCCTCCTGCACCTTGTTCGAGCCCGTCAAGGTTGATGATAACGGCGCCTTCTACCTTAGGCACGTCCAGAGCGGAGGGCGTGTGTTGGTAGATAGCCTGACCATGGGCTTCTACGTCGATGAAAAGGGCGGTGATGATGAGAAAGCTTATCTAACTTTTGTGGATTGGTCCACATTAGTTAAACTGCCTCCCAATGTATCATTAAAAGGGGATAACGGAAAGTATCTGAGAACGAATGAGACAGTTCTGGAGTTCGAATCTGAAGATCGTAACAAACAAGATTCGAGCTTCATAGTGGAAGTGCAGCCGGATGGACATGTGGAAATAGGGCAGGGGCAGGCTTTATCGACTAGATCTTACTGGAATGTGAGCAGGTTCCCTACTCATTTTGGATTGATCACCGTTAATCCTCAAAGCGTGGCGCTTCCTGAAAGGTATATGTTCTGGCCGATTAAAATCGATGAAACTTCAATCGCCTTCCGCAGTGTGTTCTACCCACACTTCTGCTGCCGTCGTGTGAGAAATATTATTTCAGGTGAGTTGGATAATTCTCTAAGCGCATCAGCTGACAGTATCACGAAAGAAGCAATAATGGAAGTGCAGGAATCGTTGCTGTCAAGAAAGATCTACAACGTGAGGTACCAGATGGAGTATGCTCGGATTTTCAACGAGGTGCCTTTTGTGGCAGGCACGACCTCGCTTAGTAACCCGAACGAGGGAGTGGCTACTGTCCAGGCCTCAATTACTTATACAGATGAGAAATCCTACTCTTTTAGCAGAAGCTTGTCACTGACCGGGGGAGTCAGCAGCAGCATTGAAGCTGGTGTGCCCTTCATTACAAGCGCTTCAATCACAGTGAGTTATGAGATAAATGGGACGTTCGAGTGGGGTGAAACCACAACAACTTCAACGTCGGTTACAGCCACCGGGACAGTTCCTGTGCCTGGGAAGAGTACGGTTATTGTTGATTATGTTGGAACAAGAGGCACCTGCAATATTCCTTACTCTTACACTCAGCAAGACACCAGTTCCGTTGATGGCAAAATTGTTAATACGATTCTTTATGATGGTATCTACAGTGGCGTCAGTTATTACAACTTCAGCTTCTCTATCAGAGAGATTAAGTCACTCTGA